DNA sequence from the Patescibacteria group bacterium genome:
AATACCGTATTTAGCGGTCATCTCCCACATTGGAATCAAGGCTTCTTTATTCCAATCAAAATTCTTGTCAACATTGTAGGTCGGAATCGGGAAAGCAAACACGCGTCCAGTGGAATCACCCTCAATCATCACTTCTGCAAAGGCGCGGTTAAACATATCCATTTCCTCTTGAAACTCACCGTACTTTTCTGGCATGACCTCGCCACCGATGATTACATACTCAGCCGCAGTCATCTTAGAAGGGGTAACATCCAAAGTCACATTAGTAAACGGAGTTTGAAAGCCTACTCGAGTCGGTACGTTCAAATTGAACATAAACTCTTGCAAGGCTTGCTTAACATCTTTGTATGATAAATTGTCGTATCTAATAAAAGGAGCTAGATAGGTATCGAAATTAGCAAAGGCTTGTGCACCGGCTGCCTCGCCTTGCAAAGTATAAAGGAAATTTACTACTTGACCCAAAGCAGAGCGAAAATGTTTTGGAGCCTTGCTCTGAATCTTTTCATCCACACCACCGAAACCGCGAATCAATAAATCTTTTAAATCCCAACCACAACAATACGGTGCTAACATACCTAAATCATGAATATGGAAATCGCCATTAACATGGGCATTGCGGATTTCTTGCGGATATAATTTATTCAACCAATATTTTGCCGAAACAGCGGAAGCTAAATAATTATTTAAACCCTGAACGGAGAAACTCATATTACTATTTTCTTTCAAGCGCCAATCCGCTCGTCCCAAGTAATCCTCCATCAACTTCTCCCCTTGCATAGTATCACCAATGTCACGTAATTGTCGGTGTTGGTCACGATACAAGATATAAGCCTTAGCAATCTTTGTGTGATTATTGTTAATGATCACGCGCTCAACAATGTCCTGTACTTCTTCAACGGCTGGGATACTACGCACGTGAAATTTTTCGTTAATTTTTTTGATAGTCTCGATAGTTAACTTTTCAGCCAAAGCTTTGTTAGCTCTATCAACGGCCACTGTTGCCTTGTAGATTGCTTTTTCAACTTTTTTGGGGTCAAAATTTACAATCTCCCCAGATCTCTTTATAATCTGTTTAATTGTTTCTCTATGCATGGGCTTTGTGCAAAAATTAGATTTATCTTTTCATAAAAATAACTTTCAACTATTAATTTTTCTTTTTATTAGTAGTTTTTTTATCAATCAATTTTTCTAGTTCCTCCAAGAATGTTTCCGCATCCTCAAATGACTCATACACACTGGCAAATCGGATATAGGCCACCTTGTCCACCTTCTTCAAGTGATCCATAATAATCTCACCAATCAAATCAGAGGCTATTTCCGTTTTACGTAGCGCTTGCAAATCGCGCTCAATGACATTGATTAATTGTTTAAAATCTTCGTCGCTAATTGGTCTCTTCTCCAATGACCGCCTTAAGCCCTTAACTATCTTCTCTCGATTATAGGCTTCTTTACGACCATCCTTTTTCACAATAGTCAGGTCCAAAATTTCGACTGACTCATAGGTGGAGAAACGAAATTCACATCTTAGACATTCTCGACGTCTCCGGATTGATAATTCATCCGCTGATACCCTTGAATCAACCACTTTTGTATCTTGATGACTGCAAATTGGACACTTCATAAATTATTTTGCTAACTTTTAAGGAAATACCACATCTTGTGTTACCTATTATTATTATACCACTATATATAGTGTAGTCAAGATGGATAACTTTATTCATTTTTAGGGCAAATTGTGCATTTTTTTTATAATATAGCACTAATAGCTTACAAGACAAGAAGTTTTGACCTGTGGATATGTGCATAAGTACAAAAAAGGACGAATAATTTCTTATTCGTCCTTTAAATTTATAGTGATTTTGAAAAATCCTACTGTCTCATTACCTTAGGCAATTTTATTTCTTTTTCCACATCTTCAACCTCCTTATTAATAAACTCTTCCGAGATATCCAGTGACTCTTGTAACTTCTCCTTAACACGTCGCTCAGACTCAGATAGGCCCGGTTTCTTATCAGCCATTTGCATCAACTCATCCACCTCTTCGCGCAAGGCTGCAAAGATTTTACCCAATTTCATCTTAACCTCAGTAGTTTCGCTCTTGATCCTGGTTTTCTCATCGAAAAACTTTTTCTTTACATAATGAATATAAAGAGACAAAAGCATGATAATTATTAACAACACTATAATCACCCAAACTCCATACTGATCAACTAACGATGGTGCTTGTAGAGTTAAAAGATTTTTAGAGCTATTTAAACTCTGCGCACCCCGGTCATCAATTATCTTAGCCCAAATGTCATAATTACCCTTTGCCAAACGGCCGTTATGGAA
Encoded proteins:
- the nrdR gene encoding transcriptional regulator NrdR, which translates into the protein MKCPICSHQDTKVVDSRVSADELSIRRRRECLRCEFRFSTYESVEILDLTIVKKDGRKEAYNREKIVKGLRRSLEKRPISDEDFKQLINVIERDLQALRKTEIASDLIGEIIMDHLKKVDKVAYIRFASVYESFEDAETFLEELEKLIDKKTTNKKKN
- a CDS encoding ribonucleoside triphosphate reductase, with amino-acid sequence MHRETIKQIIKRSGEIVNFDPKKVEKAIYKATVAVDRANKALAEKLTIETIKKINEKFHVRSIPAVEEVQDIVERVIINNNHTKIAKAYILYRDQHRQLRDIGDTMQGEKLMEDYLGRADWRLKENSNMSFSVQGLNNYLASAVSAKYWLNKLYPQEIRNAHVNGDFHIHDLGMLAPYCCGWDLKDLLIRGFGGVDEKIQSKAPKHFRSALGQVVNFLYTLQGEAAGAQAFANFDTYLAPFIRYDNLSYKDVKQALQEFMFNLNVPTRVGFQTPFTNVTLDVTPSKMTAAEYVIIGGEVMPEKYGEFQEEMDMFNRAFAEVMIEGDSTGRVFAFPIPTYNVDKNFDWNKEALIPMWEMTAKYGIPYFSNFINSDMDRDDARSMCCRLRLDNRELRKRGGGLFGANPQTGSLGVVTINLARIGYLAKDKEDFKNRLLKLMDLAKESLEIKRKIIEKYSDDRLYPYSAHYLQNVKERFGTYWQNHFNTIGINGMNEALLNFIHRDIASKEGKELAEEILDFMREKLMDYQNETNNLYNLEASPAEGATYRFAKKDKELYPNIIVANDDAVKNQGANPYYTNSTHLPVGHTTDIFEALDLQDNLQTKYTGGTVLHGFIGERIKDIESCKALVKRIAETYKLPYFTITPTFSICPKHGYLSGEHKYCPKCDKEIGYVEGEVSGVEIITRHGEPVGERRIVERVEGNDDNERNLIHSLS